A section of the Streptomyces sp. CG1 genome encodes:
- a CDS encoding DUF1453 domain-containing protein: MSGLVNALVIVAVAAIVIARQFRAQAINTDRRWWLLPVILGVVALREPGILDGHHHAESAVLLAVELVIGVATGAGWAWTTRVWTASDGVVWTKSTRASIAVWVVGVALRIGLYALGRALGLHQASSALMLGFAATLLVRSGILFWRAQSLGSVTRPAPAYGDGMRPARKERV, encoded by the coding sequence ATGTCCGGGCTCGTCAACGCGCTGGTGATCGTGGCCGTCGCCGCCATAGTGATCGCGCGGCAGTTCCGCGCTCAGGCGATCAACACCGACCGGCGGTGGTGGCTGCTCCCCGTGATCCTCGGCGTCGTCGCACTGCGCGAGCCCGGCATCCTCGACGGTCACCACCACGCCGAATCCGCCGTACTCCTCGCGGTGGAGCTGGTCATCGGTGTGGCCACGGGTGCCGGCTGGGCCTGGACGACCCGCGTCTGGACTGCCTCGGACGGTGTCGTGTGGACCAAGAGCACCAGGGCGAGCATCGCCGTATGGGTCGTGGGTGTCGCCCTGCGGATCGGTCTTTACGCCCTCGGCCGCGCGCTCGGCCTGCACCAGGCCAGCTCCGCCCTGATGCTCGGTTTCGCCGCCACTCTGCTGGTCCGCAGCGGAATCCTGTTCTGGCGGGCACAGTCCCTCGGCAGCGTGACCCGTCCCGCACCGGCGTACGGTGACGGCATGCGGCCGGCCCGGAAGGAGCGCGTGTGA
- a CDS encoding sensor histidine kinase encodes MTENVWTRWPSREALGRAGTPRPRRMLAWAVRLLVIALLLWGAFSQNHVGIGGALVAAAGVLLAGVVSWGFFRTTYQHRLVPSLALTGVLLALAVAAEATGFRGPALVLWCGCGISALERLPLAAAVPVACVGLASFSAFNNDVWLTTAATVVGMALAGYVLRLDAEARGSAQRLLAQERAARAAEAESAALAERTRIAREIHDVLAHSLSAQLVHLEAARLLIENGADRERILERVVAARGMARDGLAETRQALSALRGELTPLEDFLSELVSGAEGAEVTVTGERRSLSAEASQAVRRVAQEALTNVRKHAQGAKVQLRLDYSELEVTLDVRDSGGRPGELTGSGGGYGLLGMRERAELLGGSLDAGPDEEGFVVRLKVPV; translated from the coding sequence GTGACGGAGAACGTCTGGACCCGCTGGCCGTCGCGAGAGGCGCTCGGCCGTGCGGGCACCCCCCGACCCCGGCGCATGCTCGCCTGGGCGGTCAGGTTGCTCGTGATCGCGCTGCTCCTATGGGGTGCGTTCAGTCAGAATCACGTCGGTATCGGCGGGGCGCTCGTGGCTGCCGCGGGGGTCCTCCTGGCCGGCGTTGTCTCCTGGGGCTTCTTCCGGACCACCTACCAGCACCGGCTGGTGCCCTCCCTGGCACTGACCGGCGTGCTCCTGGCCCTCGCGGTCGCTGCCGAGGCCACGGGCTTCAGAGGACCGGCCCTCGTGCTCTGGTGCGGTTGCGGAATCAGCGCCCTGGAGCGGCTCCCGCTCGCCGCGGCCGTACCGGTGGCGTGCGTGGGGCTGGCCTCGTTCTCCGCGTTCAACAACGACGTCTGGCTGACCACGGCCGCCACGGTGGTGGGCATGGCCCTCGCCGGATATGTCCTGCGGCTGGACGCGGAGGCTCGCGGCAGCGCGCAGCGGCTCCTCGCCCAGGAGCGTGCCGCCCGGGCGGCCGAGGCGGAGTCCGCGGCGCTCGCCGAGCGGACCCGCATCGCACGGGAGATCCACGATGTGCTGGCCCACAGCCTCTCGGCGCAGTTGGTGCACCTGGAGGCAGCCCGGCTGCTCATCGAGAACGGCGCGGACCGCGAGCGGATCCTGGAGCGGGTGGTGGCCGCCCGGGGCATGGCCCGCGACGGGCTGGCGGAGACCCGTCAGGCCCTGTCGGCGCTGCGCGGCGAACTGACCCCGCTGGAGGACTTCCTGAGCGAACTCGTCAGCGGGGCCGAGGGAGCCGAGGTCACCGTGACGGGTGAGCGCAGATCCCTGTCGGCCGAGGCCTCTCAGGCCGTGCGCAGGGTCGCCCAGGAGGCGCTGACGAACGTGCGCAAGCACGCCCAGGGCGCCAAGGTGCAGCTGCGACTCGACTACAGCGAGCTCGAAGTGACGCTGGACGTACGGGACTCGGGCGGACGGCCGGGTGAACTCACCGGATCCGGAGGCGGGTACGGTCTGCTGGGGATGCGTGAGCGGGCCGAGCTACTGGGCGGCTCGCTGG